In one window of Terriglobia bacterium DNA:
- a CDS encoding VWA domain-containing protein, whose product MTRRARILSAMMLGCLGGVMIHFVSSAAASPQGKDQPSTVIKIPVDYVSVLFTVTDRKNHYVTNLKQNDFKVYEDDRPQNILIFRSETDLPLKIALLVDASASITGKLKFEQEAAIEFLQSILRKGRDEALLVTFDSGVELVQDFTDDIDLLSKGIHKIRAGGGTALYDAIYRTCQEKLLTQKGNYRKVIIVITDGDDNQSKIQSLNEVVEMAQRAEASVYTISTNASGFALSIKDNSRKYDKILKELSEQSGGRAFFPFKAQDLSQSFEDIGRELRSQYNLAYTSTNGVRDGKFRAIRITAEQKNLHVRARRGYFAPSDRSS is encoded by the coding sequence ATGACAAGGCGAGCAAGGATCCTATCGGCCATGATGCTGGGATGTCTGGGCGGGGTGATGATCCACTTCGTGTCCTCTGCGGCGGCGTCCCCTCAGGGAAAGGATCAGCCTTCGACGGTCATCAAGATTCCGGTCGACTACGTCTCGGTTTTGTTTACCGTCACCGACCGGAAGAACCATTACGTCACCAACTTGAAACAAAATGATTTCAAAGTGTATGAGGATGACAGGCCGCAGAATATTCTCATCTTCCGGAGTGAGACGGACCTGCCGTTGAAGATTGCCCTGCTGGTGGATGCCAGCGCCTCCATCACCGGAAAGTTGAAATTCGAGCAGGAGGCCGCCATCGAATTCCTTCAGTCGATCCTACGCAAGGGCAGAGATGAAGCCCTGCTCGTCACGTTTGATTCGGGCGTCGAGCTGGTGCAGGATTTCACGGACGACATTGACCTCCTCTCAAAAGGCATCCACAAGATCCGCGCGGGCGGCGGGACGGCCCTTTACGATGCCATCTACCGCACCTGCCAGGAAAAGCTGCTGACCCAGAAGGGCAATTACCGGAAGGTGATTATTGTGATTACGGACGGGGATGATAATCAGAGCAAGATTCAATCCCTCAACGAAGTCGTCGAAATGGCACAACGCGCCGAAGCCTCTGTCTATACCATCAGCACCAACGCCAGCGGCTTCGCGTTGTCGATCAAGGACAACTCGCGCAAGTACGACAAAATCCTCAAGGAGCTGTCGGAGCAATCCGGCGGACGCGCCTTCTTTCCTTTTAAGGCCCAGGACCTCTCGCAATCTTTCGAAGACATTGGCCGCGAGCTGCGCAGCCAGTACAACCTCGCCTATACCTCCACGAATGGCGTGCGGGATGGAAAGTTCCGCGCCATCCGCATTACGGCCGAACAGAAGAACCTGCATGTCCGCGCACGGCGGGGGTATTTCGCCCCCTCCGACCGAAGCAGCTAG
- the lgt gene encoding prolipoprotein diacylglyceryl transferase gives MFPILLKIGSLTIHTYGFLLSVAFIVGLYTAARFGAKEGLDKNKIIDLGLLIAFSALLGAKAFLILEDWSYYTAHPREIFSLAFLHAGGVFYGGFLLAVAAALLYLARQRLRILPVTDAFAPGIVLGHAIGRLGCFSAGCCWGKPTHLPWAVTFTNPYSNEVVGVPLNIPLHPTQLYEAAANVCIFLFLWWRFRHKKFDGQIFSLYLLCYSVWRFVVEFWRAHEETGLMWGGAISTAQFISVLCALAALLLYFFQHKKVYARSHVSVLRG, from the coding sequence ATGTTTCCGATTCTACTGAAGATTGGCAGCCTCACAATTCACACCTACGGGTTTCTTCTCTCCGTGGCGTTTATTGTGGGGTTGTACACCGCCGCCCGCTTCGGTGCGAAGGAAGGGCTCGACAAGAACAAGATAATTGACCTCGGTCTGCTGATTGCGTTTTCCGCACTTCTTGGAGCCAAGGCATTCCTGATCCTCGAGGACTGGTCGTATTACACCGCGCATCCCAGGGAGATTTTTTCACTCGCCTTCCTCCATGCGGGCGGCGTGTTCTACGGGGGATTTCTGTTGGCGGTGGCGGCCGCATTACTTTATCTGGCCCGGCAGCGACTGCGCATCCTGCCGGTGACCGATGCTTTCGCCCCGGGGATCGTGCTGGGCCATGCCATCGGTCGCCTTGGGTGCTTCAGTGCGGGCTGCTGCTGGGGCAAACCGACGCATCTCCCGTGGGCCGTCACCTTCACGAACCCTTACAGCAACGAGGTGGTCGGAGTCCCTTTGAACATCCCGCTGCATCCGACTCAACTGTATGAAGCCGCCGCCAATGTTTGCATCTTCCTGTTTCTGTGGTGGCGTTTCCGGCACAAGAAATTCGACGGCCAGATTTTTTCCCTCTATCTCCTCTGCTATTCCGTGTGGCGCTTCGTGGTGGAGTTCTGGCGCGCCCACGAGGAAACGGGATTGATGTGGGGAGGTGCGATCTCCACCGCTCAATTCATTTCCGTTCTTTGCGCCCTTGCCGCACTGCTGCTTTACTTCTTCCAACACAAGAAGGTCTATGCCCGATCCCATGTTTCAGTACTGCGTGGATGA
- a CDS encoding type II toxin-antitoxin system RelE/ParE family toxin yields the protein MNWRLKIAQRAQKSLGKIPARDQERICAALESMGINPFMGDIARLKGEPNSWRRRVGNYRIFFDVDPVRRVIDIIEITRRTSTTY from the coding sequence ATGAATTGGCGACTCAAAATCGCACAGCGCGCGCAAAAAAGCCTCGGAAAAATTCCCGCTAGAGATCAAGAACGCATCTGTGCCGCCCTTGAATCCATGGGGATCAACCCGTTCATGGGTGATATTGCCCGCTTGAAGGGCGAGCCAAACTCTTGGCGGCGGCGGGTAGGAAACTACCGGATCTTTTTTGATGTCGATCCAGTCCGGAGAGTCATTGATATTATTGAGATCACAAGGCGAACTTCTACAACTTATTGA
- the lspA gene encoding signal peptidase II: protein MRFLYLLVSLLVFVLDRWSKVRVVEQVSLGESIPIIRNFIHLTHSQNPGIAFGLFGLNPSPLQNWILIGLSLVAIGVVATLAWRYPAEKAGLQIAFALILGGAAGNLWDRIFDGQVTDFIDVFVHDHHWPVFNVADSAITVGVVGLAIALFFFDKHEGGEKARELGRQAHHP from the coding sequence ATGCGTTTCCTTTACCTCTTGGTCTCGCTCCTGGTCTTCGTGCTGGACCGCTGGTCGAAGGTCCGGGTGGTCGAACAGGTTTCCCTGGGCGAATCGATCCCGATCATCCGGAATTTCATTCATCTGACTCACAGCCAGAATCCCGGAATTGCTTTCGGACTGTTCGGCCTCAACCCTTCGCCGCTTCAGAACTGGATCCTGATCGGGCTTTCGCTGGTGGCCATTGGAGTGGTCGCCACCCTGGCATGGCGCTATCCGGCTGAGAAGGCGGGGTTGCAGATCGCCTTTGCGCTGATCCTCGGCGGGGCGGCTGGCAACCTGTGGGACCGGATTTTCGACGGGCAGGTCACCGACTTTATCGATGTTTTTGTCCACGATCACCATTGGCCGGTCTTCAACGTCGCCGACAGTGCCATTACCGTCGGCGTGGTGGGGTTGGCGATTGCGCTGTTCTTCTTTGATAAGCACGAAGGCGGTGAAAAAGCGCGCGAGCTGGGAAGGCAGGCTCACCACCCCTGA
- a CDS encoding carbon-nitrogen hydrolase — MKFKIALAQINTTLGNVEANTRRHEEIISRAAAAGASLVVFPELSLSGYLLRDLTSDAALEPACAGPLKRLAANETQTACVVGFVEQSQDFKYYNAVAYLDAGTVQHVHRKIYLPTYGMFDEKRFFAAGDTVRTVDTRFGRLGLLVCEDIWHFSTSYLLAHQGALMIVASLAGPGRGVRGSGDMLGSATSWELLARTVAQFNTVFFVTVNRVGFEDGLNFFGGSLVVDPYGNIVARGQVFDEDLVFAEIDLDLVKRARAQVPLLRDEKLELTLRELERISREKFLLD; from the coding sequence ATGAAATTTAAGATCGCGCTTGCACAAATCAACACCACGCTGGGCAATGTGGAAGCCAACACGCGGAGGCATGAGGAGATCATTTCGCGGGCGGCGGCCGCCGGCGCGTCGCTGGTAGTGTTTCCCGAACTCTCCCTCTCCGGTTATCTTCTGAGAGATTTGACGTCCGACGCAGCGCTGGAGCCCGCCTGCGCCGGCCCGCTCAAACGTCTGGCGGCGAACGAAACGCAGACCGCCTGCGTCGTGGGATTTGTAGAGCAGTCACAGGACTTCAAATACTACAACGCGGTGGCTTACCTGGATGCCGGCACGGTTCAGCACGTCCATCGAAAGATCTATTTGCCTACCTATGGCATGTTCGATGAGAAGAGATTCTTTGCTGCAGGTGACACCGTGAGGACCGTCGACACCCGCTTCGGCCGGCTGGGTCTCCTCGTATGCGAGGACATCTGGCATTTCTCGACCTCTTATTTGCTGGCGCATCAGGGTGCACTCATGATTGTGGCGTCGCTGGCCGGCCCCGGACGCGGGGTCCGCGGCTCCGGCGACATGCTCGGCAGTGCCACCAGCTGGGAGCTACTGGCACGTACGGTTGCCCAGTTCAATACGGTTTTCTTTGTCACGGTCAATCGCGTCGGGTTTGAAGATGGACTGAACTTCTTTGGCGGGTCTCTGGTCGTGGACCCATATGGGAACATTGTCGCCCGGGGGCAGGTATTCGATGAAGACCTGGTTTTCGCCGAGATCGATTTGGATCTGGTCAAGCGCGCCCGCGCCCAGGTTCCATTGTTGCGTGACGAAAAGTTGGAGCTGACATTGCGGGAACTCGAACGAATCTCAAGGGAAAAGTTTCTGCTCGATTAA
- the rsmI gene encoding 16S rRNA (cytidine(1402)-2'-O)-methyltransferase, translating to MNHNRKVPLNSLAKKLDGDRPKGTLYVVGTPIGNLEDITHRALRILGEANLIACEDTRTTQKLLNAYRIKTPTTSYHEYNEMTKAPELVLQLEEGENIALVSDAGNPGVSDPGYRLVSLSIRHNIRVVPVPGVSAFVAALVASGLPSDSFRFHGFLPSKRSERLATLGQARAAQRTIIFYEAPHRLIATLRDMREVLGDRNIVVAREVTKVHEEFVRGNISSVLEQLKGRIIRGEITLIVDKPLPETLPPAPPEKLKQEFDDLLNGGVERREAMKRLARLYGISKSEVYRQLETQK from the coding sequence ATGAATCACAACCGGAAGGTCCCACTCAATTCGCTCGCGAAGAAACTGGATGGGGATCGCCCCAAAGGGACGCTCTACGTCGTCGGGACACCCATCGGAAATTTGGAAGACATCACCCACCGTGCCCTCCGGATCCTGGGCGAAGCGAACCTCATCGCCTGTGAGGACACCCGGACGACCCAAAAGCTTTTGAATGCCTACCGGATTAAGACGCCCACCACCAGCTATCATGAATACAATGAAATGACCAAGGCGCCGGAGTTGGTGCTGCAGCTGGAAGAAGGAGAAAACATCGCCCTCGTCAGCGATGCGGGAAATCCCGGGGTCTCCGATCCCGGATATCGGCTGGTGTCCCTCTCCATTCGACACAACATCCGCGTGGTCCCCGTCCCGGGAGTCTCCGCCTTTGTCGCCGCGCTTGTGGCCTCCGGACTTCCCAGTGATTCCTTCCGTTTTCACGGATTCCTGCCTTCCAAGCGCAGCGAGCGGCTGGCGACACTCGGGCAGGCACGCGCCGCGCAACGGACCATCATTTTCTACGAAGCCCCCCATCGCTTGATCGCCACCCTCAGGGATATGCGGGAGGTGCTGGGTGATCGCAATATCGTGGTCGCCCGCGAAGTCACCAAAGTCCATGAGGAATTTGTCCGGGGAAACATTTCTTCCGTTCTGGAACAGCTTAAGGGACGGATCATCCGGGGTGAGATCACACTTATCGTGGATAAGCCGCTGCCGGAAACTCTCCCCCCGGCTCCCCCGGAGAAACTCAAACAGGAATTTGACGATTTGCTTAACGGAGGTGTGGAACGTCGTGAGGCTATGAAGCGACTGGCCCGCCTCTATGGCATTTCCAAGAGCGAAGTGTATCGCCAGCTGGAAACCCAGAAGTAA
- a CDS encoding NAD+ synthase — MDITTDQVGVLPPLNSALASQITTRFIREELHKAGFENVVLGLSGGIDSSVVAALAAHALGPAQVTGVLLPYRTSSPDSLADAHALADQLGIRREVIDISPIADGFLSLKQDLNNTRKGNVLARARMIVLYDFSAELHALVLGTSNKTELLLGYGTLYGDLASALNPIGDLYKTEIRQLATFLNIPEKIISKPPTADLWVGQSDEAELGFSYAEVDRLLYHRVDLGFSQEKLVEMGFNSKFVTRVLELMRRNQFKRCSPLVCKLSPRTVTHDFLYPRDWGM; from the coding sequence ATGGATATCACCACAGATCAAGTGGGGGTCCTGCCCCCATTGAATAGCGCGCTCGCCTCCCAGATTACAACCCGCTTCATCCGTGAGGAGCTCCATAAGGCCGGCTTCGAAAACGTGGTCCTGGGCCTGTCCGGGGGCATCGATTCCTCAGTGGTGGCCGCGCTGGCCGCTCATGCGCTAGGACCCGCACAGGTGACCGGTGTGCTGTTGCCGTATCGGACATCCAGTCCCGATTCCCTGGCGGATGCACATGCCCTCGCCGATCAACTCGGAATCCGGCGCGAGGTGATTGACATCAGCCCCATCGCTGATGGGTTTTTGTCGCTGAAGCAGGATTTGAATAACACCCGCAAGGGAAATGTCCTGGCGCGCGCGCGGATGATTGTGCTCTATGATTTTTCCGCCGAGCTTCACGCCCTGGTTCTCGGCACCAGCAACAAAACCGAGCTCCTGCTGGGGTACGGGACGCTTTACGGCGATTTGGCTTCCGCCCTGAATCCCATCGGCGACCTGTACAAGACGGAGATCCGGCAACTGGCCACGTTCCTGAACATTCCGGAGAAAATCATTTCGAAGCCGCCGACCGCCGACCTGTGGGTCGGCCAGTCCGATGAGGCAGAGCTGGGATTTAGTTATGCCGAGGTGGATCGATTGCTGTATCATCGGGTAGACTTGGGTTTTTCTCAGGAAAAGCTGGTAGAAATGGGCTTCAACTCGAAATTTGTGACGCGAGTGCTGGAACTAATGCGCCGGAATCAGTTCAAGCGATGCAGCCCGCTGGTGTGCAAGCTGTCACCGCGGACCGTGACCCACGATTTTCTTTATCCGCGCGACTGGGGAATGTAG
- a CDS encoding insulinase family protein gives MAFLKKVLIGFTLAGLLVGGTVLAQGSKAAAAPVGQGAKQTPPSTFHRKDPRTMKFGELKFIPPKPERVTLENGMTVFLLEDHELPTVDAVAVIRTGSIYEPAEKLGLASLTGTVMRSGGTKNVSADKLDEELEYLAASLETSISAEEGTASLSLMKKDLDRGLQLLADVLRNPAFTEDRLTVAKNQLKEAIRRRNDIPSQLTGIEFNKLLYGPDHPLARIPTAETVDRITREDLVQFHQKYFHPNTMVLGVTGDFNTSEMLAKLRETFKGWEKVDVSYPPVEAVKLGFKKSVNLIERPIDQTNVRLGQLGIKLNDPDFFPLSVMNSILGSGFHSRLVNEIRTKMGLAYSVGSTLNPGVRDYGDFWIQFETKPETTLKAMTAALLEVRRIQEQPVSQEELDTAKDIVLNSFVFRFSNSAQIVSRRVDYFYYGLPDDFLETYRDKIARVTREDVQRVARQYLHPDQFIMLAVGDSRKFDQPLSTLGDVHTIAVK, from the coding sequence ATGGCATTCTTAAAGAAAGTTTTGATTGGATTCACTCTTGCCGGCCTGCTGGTTGGGGGAACGGTTCTTGCCCAGGGCAGCAAGGCTGCAGCGGCCCCCGTGGGCCAAGGCGCAAAACAGACGCCGCCGTCCACGTTTCATCGCAAGGATCCCCGCACCATGAAGTTTGGGGAATTGAAGTTTATTCCTCCCAAACCCGAGCGGGTGACCCTGGAAAACGGGATGACAGTGTTTCTGTTGGAGGATCACGAGTTGCCCACTGTGGACGCCGTTGCGGTCATTCGTACCGGGTCGATCTATGAACCCGCAGAAAAGCTGGGGTTGGCTTCGCTGACGGGGACGGTGATGCGCTCCGGAGGAACCAAAAACGTTTCCGCAGACAAGCTCGATGAAGAACTCGAGTACCTTGCCGCTTCCCTTGAGACGTCGATCTCAGCGGAAGAGGGCACAGCTTCCCTCTCCTTGATGAAAAAAGACCTCGACCGGGGGCTCCAACTCTTGGCCGATGTGCTCCGCAACCCGGCCTTCACGGAGGACCGGTTGACCGTGGCTAAGAATCAGCTCAAGGAAGCCATTCGCCGCCGAAACGACATCCCCTCACAACTGACGGGAATTGAGTTCAACAAATTGCTTTACGGGCCCGATCATCCCCTGGCCCGCATTCCCACCGCTGAAACCGTTGACCGCATTACCCGCGAGGACCTGGTCCAGTTTCATCAGAAGTATTTTCATCCCAACACGATGGTCCTGGGGGTAACCGGCGATTTCAATACCTCCGAAATGCTTGCAAAGCTCCGGGAGACATTCAAAGGCTGGGAGAAAGTGGACGTCTCCTACCCGCCGGTGGAAGCGGTAAAGCTCGGGTTCAAGAAGTCTGTCAACCTGATCGAACGTCCGATCGATCAAACGAATGTTCGCCTGGGGCAGCTGGGAATCAAATTGAACGATCCCGACTTCTTCCCGCTCAGCGTCATGAACTCCATCCTCGGCAGTGGATTCCACTCGCGGCTGGTCAACGAAATCCGAACCAAGATGGGCCTGGCTTACAGCGTGGGGAGCACCCTCAATCCGGGTGTGCGTGATTATGGCGACTTCTGGATTCAATTTGAAACCAAGCCTGAGACCACGCTCAAGGCGATGACCGCGGCGCTGCTCGAGGTTCGGAGAATACAGGAACAACCGGTCAGCCAGGAAGAGCTGGATACCGCCAAGGACATTGTGCTGAACTCCTTTGTCTTCCGATTCTCCAACAGCGCCCAGATTGTTTCCCGCCGCGTGGATTATTTCTACTATGGCTTGCCGGACGACTTCCTGGAAACCTATCGGGATAAGATCGCCCGGGTCACCCGCGAAGATGTCCAGCGTGTGGCGAGGCAGTACCTGCATCCCGATCAGTTCATTATGCTCGCCGTAGGGGATTCCAGGAAATTCGACCAGCCGCTTTCAACCTTGGGAGATGTACACACGATCGCGGTGAAGTGA
- the ileS gene encoding isoleucine--tRNA ligase, giving the protein MDQLWVQVLFGGPRAGNRGIQPPLRRKGRFVYGASPLEKVLELKKTVHLPKTPFSMKANLAQTEPLRLKEWEETRLYERIRAARKGRPTFVLHDGPPYANGHIHLGTALTKIIKDVVVKSRTMMGFDAAYLPGWDCHGLPIETRLLQEYGPKLKQTSTVEFRQACRKYAEKFIDIQRTEFKRLGVLGEWDHPYSSMSNEYQSTIVRNFAKFVEEGFVYKGLRPVHWCIYDETALAEAEVEYADHASPSVYVKFPLKSDPALISPTLRGRTVSVVIWTTTPWTLPANMAIAVHRDFEYVAVDPAAVPGSSSGEVFILAEALLPSVAEKVGWKEPRTLAKFRGEKLDHLVARHPWIDRDSILLLAEHVTLETGTGAVHTAPGHGEEDFLLGVANHLEVYNPVDSVGRFDETVEHFAGQQVFEANAHIVEFMKTHGVLLAEEKITHSYPHCWRCHNPVIFRSTPQWFIRMDHPIQGLSLRDRALKAIQGVKWYPSWGEERITNMIANRPDWCISRQRKWGVPIVAFYCGGCDEILIDPKVIRHVAEIFLKENADAWYGREAKELLPPGTRCPRCSGSDFRKESDILDVWFDSGSSHEAVLGHRPDLPWPSDIYAEGSDQYRGWFHSSLLIGIGTHQASPFREVLTTGWMLDAEGRTMHKSLGNSIEPDEVVKEYGAEMLRLWFTSVDAREDIRFSLEAVSRLAENYRKVRNTFRYFLGNLSDFNPATDAVPTEKMEEVDQWVLSRAAEICEQVRAWYATYDFHKIYHETFVFFTVDLSAFYLDILKDRLYTSAARSLKRRSAQTALYRLADALARLLAPILSFTCEEIWQHIPRGDSNTRDSVHLQLLPSREELVGGIPPEAVTRLKNWEMLHALRDDVLKSLEAARQSKFIGNSLEAKVVIIAPDAKMKVLAEYKNFLRTLFIVSQVSLRSHDEAPLSSFNVDDIQIAVEKAEGAKCERCWNYSVAVGQSSKYPTVCERCVEALDEMGY; this is encoded by the coding sequence ATGGACCAGCTCTGGGTGCAGGTTCTCTTCGGAGGGCCACGCGCAGGAAATCGCGGGATTCAGCCCCCCTTGCGGCGCAAGGGGCGTTTCGTTTATGGAGCTTCCCCATTGGAAAAAGTGCTGGAACTGAAAAAGACGGTGCACCTCCCGAAAACCCCATTTTCGATGAAGGCGAACCTTGCCCAGACAGAGCCCCTGCGTTTAAAGGAATGGGAAGAAACCCGGCTCTACGAGAGGATCCGCGCCGCACGAAAAGGGCGGCCGACCTTTGTCCTGCACGACGGCCCTCCTTACGCCAACGGGCACATCCACCTCGGGACCGCGCTCACTAAGATCATCAAGGACGTCGTCGTGAAATCGCGGACGATGATGGGATTTGACGCCGCCTACCTGCCCGGGTGGGACTGCCACGGCCTGCCTATTGAAACCCGTTTGCTTCAAGAGTATGGGCCCAAGCTCAAGCAAACCAGCACGGTTGAATTCCGCCAGGCCTGCCGGAAATACGCGGAAAAGTTCATCGATATCCAGCGGACCGAGTTCAAGCGGCTGGGGGTGCTCGGGGAATGGGATCATCCCTACAGCTCGATGTCGAATGAGTATCAATCCACCATCGTGAGGAACTTTGCCAAGTTCGTGGAGGAAGGCTTTGTTTACAAGGGGCTGCGGCCGGTCCACTGGTGCATCTATGACGAAACCGCGTTGGCGGAGGCTGAGGTTGAGTATGCCGACCATGCTTCCCCGTCTGTCTACGTGAAGTTCCCGCTCAAAAGTGACCCCGCCTTGATCTCCCCGACGCTGCGAGGCCGGACCGTTTCTGTGGTGATCTGGACGACCACCCCGTGGACCCTTCCGGCGAACATGGCTATTGCTGTCCACCGCGACTTTGAGTATGTCGCAGTTGACCCTGCCGCTGTGCCGGGAAGTTCCTCCGGAGAGGTTTTCATCCTCGCCGAGGCGCTGCTTCCCTCAGTAGCCGAAAAGGTAGGCTGGAAGGAGCCGAGAACCCTCGCAAAGTTCCGGGGTGAAAAACTCGACCATCTCGTCGCGCGCCATCCCTGGATCGACCGCGATTCGATACTGCTGCTGGCCGAACATGTGACGCTCGAAACCGGGACGGGCGCCGTGCACACCGCTCCCGGGCACGGGGAGGAGGACTTCCTGCTGGGCGTGGCCAACCACCTCGAGGTGTACAATCCGGTCGATTCCGTCGGCCGCTTCGACGAAACGGTGGAGCATTTCGCGGGGCAGCAGGTGTTCGAGGCAAACGCCCACATCGTGGAGTTCATGAAGACGCACGGCGTGCTGCTGGCCGAGGAAAAGATTACACACAGCTATCCTCACTGCTGGCGCTGCCATAATCCGGTCATTTTCCGCTCCACCCCCCAGTGGTTCATCCGGATGGATCATCCGATTCAGGGCCTCTCGCTCCGCGACCGCGCCCTGAAGGCCATTCAAGGGGTGAAATGGTATCCCTCCTGGGGCGAAGAACGCATCACCAACATGATCGCCAATCGGCCCGACTGGTGTATCTCGCGCCAGCGCAAGTGGGGCGTTCCGATCGTGGCGTTCTATTGTGGAGGGTGTGACGAAATCCTGATTGACCCGAAAGTGATTCGCCACGTTGCAGAGATCTTTTTGAAGGAAAATGCGGACGCCTGGTATGGACGCGAAGCGAAAGAGTTATTGCCACCCGGCACCCGGTGCCCCCGATGCTCGGGTTCGGACTTTCGCAAGGAAAGCGACATCCTTGACGTGTGGTTCGATTCAGGATCTTCTCATGAAGCCGTGCTGGGCCACCGCCCGGATCTCCCCTGGCCCTCTGATATTTACGCCGAGGGCAGCGATCAGTACCGCGGCTGGTTTCATTCGTCCCTGCTGATCGGCATCGGAACTCATCAAGCCAGCCCGTTCCGCGAGGTGCTCACCACCGGTTGGATGCTCGACGCCGAAGGCCGGACGATGCACAAGTCACTCGGCAACAGCATCGAACCGGATGAGGTCGTCAAGGAGTATGGCGCCGAAATGCTCCGGCTGTGGTTTACTTCGGTCGATGCCCGCGAGGACATTCGATTTTCGTTGGAGGCCGTCTCGCGGCTTGCGGAGAACTACCGGAAAGTCCGGAACACCTTCCGGTATTTCCTGGGCAACCTTTCCGATTTCAATCCGGCCACTGACGCCGTGCCCACTGAGAAGATGGAGGAAGTGGATCAGTGGGTGCTCTCGCGGGCGGCCGAAATCTGTGAGCAGGTCAGGGCGTGGTATGCGACCTATGACTTCCACAAGATTTATCATGAAACGTTTGTCTTTTTCACGGTGGACCTCAGCGCGTTTTACCTCGACATCCTCAAGGACCGCCTGTACACGTCGGCCGCCCGCTCGTTGAAGCGTCGCTCCGCGCAGACCGCCCTGTACCGGTTGGCGGACGCGCTGGCCCGGCTGCTCGCCCCCATTTTGAGTTTCACGTGCGAAGAAATCTGGCAGCACATTCCACGCGGAGACTCGAACACCCGGGACAGTGTTCACCTGCAACTTCTGCCAAGCCGCGAAGAGCTCGTGGGCGGAATCCCCCCGGAGGCCGTGACGCGGCTCAAAAACTGGGAGATGCTGCACGCGCTGCGGGACGATGTGTTGAAATCCCTGGAAGCGGCGCGGCAGTCCAAGTTCATTGGGAACTCCCTGGAAGCAAAGGTCGTGATCATTGCTCCGGACGCCAAGATGAAGGTCCTGGCGGAATACAAAAACTTTCTCCGGACCCTCTTCATCGTCTCGCAGGTTTCCCTGCGCAGTCATGATGAGGCGCCCTTGTCGTCCTTCAATGTGGATGACATCCAGATCGCCGTGGAGAAGGCGGAAGGAGCAAAATGCGAGCGATGCTGGAATTATTCTGTGGCTGTCGGGCAGTCGTCCAAGTACCCCACGGTGTGTGAACGGTGCGTGGAAGCCCTCGACGAAATGGGCTATTGA
- a CDS encoding RluA family pseudouridine synthase codes for MFQYCVDEAAAGQRLDKFLALQLPHLSRTKVKEAIDSGGALVNGAVAKPSLTLKPEDRISFRLEVRKAGEESMPEDLPLEILYEDEFLAVIEKPAGMVVHAGAGVRSGTLVNALRFHLRSLSQAPDGIRPGIVHRLDKLTSGIMVVAKTDAAHAALSEQFRVRRVEKKYLALVHGRLPRRTGEIALPLARDRVHRTRMTTRRQQGREALTRYRVLREFEKYSLLEVEIKTGRTHQIRAHLSAIGHPVVGDRTYGAPHQIWWPGQSTTTPTLDRHFLHAAHLGFEHPADRRRMSFDSPLPPLLADFLAACEKSTAPVSAVG; via the coding sequence ATGTTTCAGTACTGCGTGGATGAGGCGGCCGCAGGACAACGGCTCGATAAATTCCTGGCCCTGCAGCTTCCTCATTTGTCGCGCACCAAGGTCAAGGAGGCCATCGACTCCGGCGGCGCCTTGGTGAACGGGGCGGTGGCCAAGCCGTCCCTGACCCTGAAGCCGGAAGACCGCATCTCTTTTCGCCTGGAGGTCAGGAAAGCGGGCGAGGAATCGATGCCCGAGGACCTGCCGCTGGAAATTCTTTATGAAGACGAATTTCTGGCGGTGATCGAAAAGCCGGCAGGCATGGTCGTTCATGCCGGCGCCGGGGTGCGATCGGGAACCCTCGTGAACGCGCTGCGCTTCCATCTTCGGTCGCTGAGTCAGGCCCCGGATGGCATCCGCCCGGGCATCGTCCACCGTCTCGATAAGCTGACTTCCGGCATCATGGTGGTCGCCAAAACGGATGCCGCGCACGCCGCCCTCTCCGAGCAATTCCGGGTGCGGCGAGTTGAGAAAAAGTACCTTGCGCTGGTGCACGGCCGCCTTCCAAGGCGGACGGGAGAAATTGCATTGCCTCTGGCGCGCGACCGGGTTCATCGCACACGGATGACGACGCGGCGGCAGCAGGGGCGGGAGGCGTTGACGCGTTATCGCGTTCTCCGTGAATTTGAGAAATATTCCTTGCTCGAAGTGGAAATCAAAACGGGCCGCACGCACCAGATCCGGGCACATCTCTCGGCCATCGGACATCCCGTGGTCGGCGACCGGACTTATGGCGCGCCGCACCAGATCTGGTGGCCCGGCCAGTCCACGACAACGCCCACGCTCGACCGCCATTTTCTCCATGCCGCCCACCTGGGTTTCGAACATCCCGCGGATCGGCGCCGCATGAGTTTTGACTCGCCGTTGCCACCCTTGCTGGCCGATTTTCTCGCGGCCTGTGAAAAGAGTACGGCCCCGGTCTCTGCTGTCGGTTGA